In bacterium, a single window of DNA contains:
- a CDS encoding pit accessory protein produces the protein ILEKAIDRCREAGVTAYQIVLKNS, from the coding sequence AGATCCTGGAGAAGGCCATCGACCGCTGCCGCGAGGCCGGCGTGACCGCGTACCAGATCGTGCTGAAGAATTCGTGA